The following proteins come from a genomic window of Geminicoccaceae bacterium SCSIO 64248:
- the petA gene encoding ubiquinol-cytochrome c reductase iron-sulfur subunit, protein MAETTAGSQERHEGEGTRRDFLYLVTGATAAVGAGSLVWPLIDSMNPAANVLALASTEVNLAGVEPGMAITVTWRGKPVFVRHRTEQDISAAREVDVATLRDPQPDQARAEKPEWLVVVGVCTHLGCVPLGNRQGEPKGNFGGWFCPCHGSHYDTAGRVRQGPAPLNLAVPPYTYNSDTVITIG, encoded by the coding sequence ATGGCGGAAACGACGGCGGGCAGCCAGGAGCGTCACGAAGGCGAAGGCACGCGGCGCGACTTTCTCTACCTGGTGACCGGCGCGACCGCAGCGGTCGGGGCGGGCTCGCTCGTGTGGCCGCTGATCGACAGCATGAACCCGGCAGCGAACGTCCTGGCGCTGGCCTCGACCGAGGTCAACCTCGCGGGCGTCGAGCCCGGCATGGCGATCACCGTGACCTGGCGGGGCAAGCCCGTGTTCGTGCGTCACCGCACCGAGCAGGACATCTCGGCGGCGCGCGAGGTCGACGTGGCGACCCTGCGCGATCCGCAGCCCGACCAGGCGCGCGCCGAGAAGCCGGAATGGCTGGTCGTCGTCGGCGTCTGCACCCATCTCGGCTGCGTGCCGCTCGGCAACCGCCAGGGCGAGCCGAAGGGCAATTTCGGCGGCTGGTTCTGCCCCTGCCACGGCTCGCACTACGACACCGCCGGCCGCGTCCGGCAGGGCCCGGCGCCGCTCAACCTGGCGGTTCCGCCCTACACCTACAACAGCGACACAGTCATCACGATCGGCTGA
- a CDS encoding TrmH family RNA methyltransferase, translated as MHQPDMAPNVGAAIRLAACLGIAVDLLEPFGFVYHPAKLRRIALDYLGHAAIRRHASFREFEAWRRTQGRRLVLLTTEAPCANTEAAYRADDVLMVGAEGSGVPREVHEAADLRVGIPMRPGLRSLNVVTAAAMVLGEALRQQR; from the coding sequence ATGCACCAGCCCGACATGGCCCCGAATGTCGGCGCCGCGATCAGGCTGGCCGCGTGCCTCGGCATCGCGGTGGATTTACTAGAACCATTCGGCTTCGTCTACCATCCGGCCAAGCTCCGCCGGATCGCTTTGGACTATCTCGGGCACGCCGCGATCCGGCGCCACGCGTCGTTCCGGGAGTTCGAGGCCTGGCGGCGGACGCAGGGCCGCCGGCTCGTGCTGCTGACGACGGAGGCGCCCTGCGCCAACACCGAGGCCGCCTATCGTGCCGACGACGTCCTGATGGTGGGCGCGGAAGGCAGCGGCGTTCCCCGCGAGGTTCACGAGGCGGCCGACCTGCGCGTCGGGATCCCCATGCGGCCCGGGCTGCGCTCGCTCAACGTGGTGACGGCGGCCGCCATGGTGCTGGGCGAGGCGCTGCGCCAGCAAAGGTGA
- the hemF gene encoding oxygen-dependent coproporphyrinogen oxidase codes for MTEPLTGRLQAPARAWFETLRDRICAAFEALERENRPPDGDAAPPAGRFERRPWTREGGGGGVMALMRGRVFEKAGVNVSTVWGAFSPEFASRIPGAEADPRFWASGISLVAHPRNPHVPPVHMNTRHIITAKAWFGGGADLNPIRPDDEDTALFHRELKAACDRHDPQWHARFKAWADEYFWLPHRGEHRGVGGIFYDYLEDDLDQAFAFTRDLGETFLGLYPRLVGRHMDRPWTADDRAFQSVRRGRYVEFNLLYDRGTQFGLRTGGNPEAILMSLPPEAAWP; via the coding sequence ATGACGGAGCCTTTGACGGGCCGCCTGCAGGCGCCGGCCCGAGCGTGGTTCGAGACGCTGCGGGACCGGATCTGCGCGGCGTTCGAGGCGCTCGAACGCGAGAACCGGCCCCCGGACGGGGACGCCGCGCCGCCGGCCGGCCGCTTCGAGCGGCGGCCGTGGACGCGCGAGGGCGGCGGCGGCGGCGTCATGGCGCTGATGCGCGGCCGCGTGTTCGAGAAGGCGGGCGTCAACGTGTCGACCGTCTGGGGCGCGTTCTCGCCGGAGTTCGCGTCGCGGATCCCGGGCGCCGAAGCCGACCCGCGCTTCTGGGCGAGCGGCATCTCCCTGGTCGCCCATCCGCGCAATCCGCACGTGCCGCCCGTGCACATGAACACGCGGCACATCATCACGGCCAAGGCGTGGTTCGGCGGCGGGGCCGACCTCAACCCGATCCGGCCCGACGACGAGGACACCGCCCTGTTCCACCGAGAGCTCAAGGCGGCCTGCGACCGGCACGACCCGCAATGGCACGCGCGCTTCAAGGCCTGGGCGGACGAGTATTTCTGGCTGCCCCATCGCGGGGAGCACCGCGGCGTCGGCGGCATCTTCTACGACTACCTGGAGGACGACCTCGACCAGGCCTTCGCCTTCACGCGCGACCTCGGCGAGACCTTTCTCGGCCTCTACCCCCGTTTGGTCGGCCGGCACATGGACCGGCCGTGGACGGCGGACGACCGGGCCTTCCAGAGCGTCCGCCGCGGGCGCTACGTCGAGTTCAACCTGCTCTACGACCGCGGCACGCAGTTCGGCCTGCGCACCGGCGGCAATCCCGAGGCGATCCTGATGTCTCTCCCGCCCGAAGCGGCCTGGCCCTGA
- the ppa gene encoding inorganic diphosphatase produces MDIMKVPAGKNPPFEINVVIEVPLRSDPVKYEFDKKSGAIFVDRILSTTMFYPCNYGFIPHTLANDGDPLDVMVVGRMPIQAGAVVPARAIGVLQLEDEAGGDEKILAVPTPRISKIYDKVQTYQDLPEIDLQRIRHFFEHYKDLEPEKWVRVGSWEGPDEAQRLILEAIEREKASAS; encoded by the coding sequence TTGGATATCATGAAGGTACCGGCGGGCAAGAACCCGCCGTTCGAGATCAACGTCGTGATCGAGGTGCCGCTGCGCTCCGACCCGGTCAAGTACGAGTTCGACAAGAAGTCGGGTGCGATCTTCGTCGACCGTATCCTCTCCACGACGATGTTCTATCCCTGCAATTACGGCTTCATCCCGCACACGCTCGCCAATGACGGCGACCCGCTCGACGTCATGGTGGTCGGCCGCATGCCGATCCAGGCGGGCGCGGTCGTGCCGGCGCGGGCGATCGGCGTGCTCCAGCTCGAGGACGAGGCCGGCGGCGACGAGAAGATCCTGGCCGTGCCGACGCCGCGGATCAGCAAGATCTACGACAAGGTCCAGACCTACCAGGACCTGCCCGAGATCGACCTGCAGCGCATCCGCCACTTCTTCGAGCACTACAAGGACCTGGAGCCCGAGAAATGGGTCCGGGTCGGCAGCTGGGAAGGCCCGGACGAAGCCCAGCGCCTGATCCTGGAAGCGATCGAGCGCGAGAAGGCCTCGGCCAGCTGA
- a CDS encoding HupE/UreJ family protein: MHRFLAVIPLAVSLAVALPAEAHTGVGPTGGFASGFAHPLFGLDHLLAMIAVGVWASLLGGRALWLVPAAFVAVMAVGGGAGMLGVPLPMVELMIGGSVVVLGLLVALGAKPATVVAMAVVGLFALFHGHAHGTEMHEGVNGLTYGLGFVLATALLHAAGIGLGTALGRLPDIAVRAGGGAVAAAGLALMIG, from the coding sequence ATGCACCGTTTTCTCGCCGTGATTCCCCTGGCCGTTTCGCTGGCCGTCGCCCTGCCCGCCGAGGCGCATACCGGCGTGGGCCCGACCGGCGGCTTCGCCTCGGGCTTCGCCCATCCCCTGTTCGGCCTCGACCATCTCCTCGCCATGATCGCGGTCGGCGTCTGGGCGTCGCTCCTGGGCGGCCGCGCGCTCTGGCTCGTGCCGGCCGCGTTCGTGGCCGTCATGGCGGTGGGCGGCGGCGCCGGCATGCTGGGCGTGCCCCTGCCCATGGTCGAGCTGATGATCGGAGGCTCGGTCGTCGTGCTCGGCCTGCTGGTCGCCCTGGGCGCCAAGCCGGCGACCGTGGTCGCCATGGCGGTGGTCGGCCTGTTCGCCCTGTTCCACGGCCACGCCCACGGCACCGAGATGCACGAAGGCGTCAACGGCCTGACCTATGGCCTGGGCTTCGTGCTGGCGACGGCGCTGCTGCACGCCGCCGGCATCGGCCTGGGCACGGCGCTCGGTCGCCTGCCCGACATCGCGGTCCGCGCGGGCGGCGGCGCCGTCGCGGCGGCCGGGCTCGCCTTGATGATCGGCTGA
- the asnB gene encoding asparagine synthase (glutamine-hydrolyzing) encodes MCGIAGWIQQSRTSPGETIAKAMSDAMPYRGPDGDGWYLTATHDNAWTVGLVHRRLAIIDPVGGVQPMHSDDGRLTLSYNGEIYNFRELRAELEAVGYGFRTNSDTEVLLQAYAEWGPGCVSRFRGMFAFALWDRAAERLVVARDAFGKKPVYVYEDDRRVIFGSEIKTILVHPDIPRELDRQSVLDYLTYRYVPGPHTLFRGIRKLPPGSYAVWQNGELTETRYYQPPDATEKPSEHQPDDPVGAFLDEFDEAVRMRMVSDVPFGAFLSGGIDSSAVVGLMSRHSDQAINTFSVGFKEAAYSELDHARLVAETFKCNHTELVVSADELMGHLPTLIERRDAPVAEPSDIPIYLLSCEARKTVKMVLTGEGSDELLAGYPKHRFEPMASKYQSLVPGAVHRGLVEPLIRALPYRFRRVKTLAANFGLRDEADRFPRWFGAQSAAERDALVAVAERPREAPAYAFAAAPDQSPLRKLLYFDQVSWLPDNLLERGDRMTMAGSIEARMPFLDTKLAAFIASLDDRNRLRGGTSKWLLRQAMTRVLPESILNRPKVGFRVPVNEWFQTSMRGWAADLLTGPDSLTRDLYHRPVLARILEEHGTGAQNHEKLIWTLVNLELFQRAYRLS; translated from the coding sequence ATGTGCGGCATTGCCGGTTGGATTCAGCAGTCGCGGACGAGCCCGGGCGAGACGATCGCCAAGGCCATGTCCGACGCCATGCCCTATCGTGGTCCCGACGGCGACGGCTGGTACCTGACCGCGACCCACGACAACGCCTGGACCGTCGGGCTGGTGCATCGCCGCTTGGCGATCATCGATCCCGTGGGCGGCGTGCAGCCCATGCATTCCGACGACGGCCGGCTGACGCTCAGCTACAACGGCGAGATCTACAATTTCAGGGAGCTGCGCGCCGAGCTGGAGGCGGTCGGCTACGGCTTCCGGACCAACTCGGACACGGAGGTGCTGCTGCAGGCCTATGCCGAGTGGGGCCCTGGCTGCGTCAGCCGGTTCCGCGGCATGTTCGCCTTCGCGCTCTGGGACCGGGCGGCCGAGCGGCTTGTGGTTGCGCGCGACGCCTTCGGCAAGAAGCCGGTCTATGTCTACGAGGACGACCGGCGCGTCATCTTCGGCTCCGAGATCAAGACCATCCTGGTCCACCCGGACATCCCGCGCGAGCTCGACCGCCAGTCCGTGCTCGACTACCTGACTTATCGCTACGTGCCCGGGCCGCACACGCTCTTCCGCGGCATCCGCAAGCTGCCCCCCGGTTCCTACGCCGTCTGGCAGAACGGCGAGCTGACCGAGACCCGCTACTACCAGCCGCCCGACGCGACCGAGAAGCCCTCGGAGCACCAGCCGGACGATCCGGTCGGCGCCTTCCTGGATGAGTTCGACGAGGCGGTGCGGATGCGCATGGTCTCGGACGTGCCGTTCGGCGCGTTCCTGTCCGGCGGCATCGACAGCTCGGCCGTGGTCGGCCTGATGAGCCGGCATTCGGACCAGGCGATCAACACCTTCTCGGTCGGCTTCAAGGAAGCGGCCTACAGCGAGCTCGACCACGCCCGCCTGGTCGCCGAGACCTTCAAGTGCAACCACACCGAGCTCGTGGTCTCCGCCGACGAGCTGATGGGCCATCTGCCGACCCTGATCGAGCGGCGCGACGCGCCGGTGGCCGAGCCCTCCGACATCCCGATCTACCTTCTGTCCTGCGAGGCGCGCAAGACGGTGAAGATGGTGCTGACCGGCGAGGGCTCGGACGAGCTCCTGGCCGGCTATCCCAAGCACCGGTTCGAGCCGATGGCCTCGAAATACCAGTCGCTCGTGCCGGGCGCGGTGCATCGCGGCCTGGTCGAGCCCCTGATCCGCGCGCTGCCCTACCGCTTCCGCCGCGTGAAGACCCTGGCCGCGAATTTCGGCCTGCGCGACGAGGCCGACCGCTTCCCCCGCTGGTTCGGCGCGCAGAGCGCGGCCGAGCGCGACGCCCTGGTCGCCGTCGCCGAGCGGCCACGGGAAGCGCCCGCCTACGCCTTCGCCGCCGCCCCGGACCAGAGCCCGCTGCGCAAGCTGCTCTATTTCGACCAGGTTTCCTGGCTGCCGGACAACCTGCTGGAGCGCGGCGACCGCATGACGATGGCCGGCTCGATCGAGGCGCGCATGCCGTTCCTCGACACCAAGCTCGCCGCCTTCATCGCCTCGCTCGACGACCGCAACCGGCTGCGCGGCGGCACCAGCAAGTGGCTCCTGCGCCAAGCCATGACCCGCGTCCTGCCCGAGAGCATCCTGAACCGGCCCAAGGTCGGCTTCCGGGTGCCGGTCAACGAGTGGTTCCAGACCAGCATGCGCGGCTGGGCCGCGGATCTGCTGACCGGGCCGGACAGCCTGACCCGCGACCTCTACCACCGGCCGGTTCTGGCCCGGATCCTGGAGGAGCACGGCACGGGCGCGCAGAACCATGAGAAGCTGATCTGGACCCTGGTCAATCTCGAGCTGTTCCAGCGGGCCTACAGGCTGAGCTGA
- a CDS encoding alginate lyase family protein, translating to MSGALERITWLRNRLASMSGPEIVHRVREQALRQLGKRRPPQVEAGDGPLRMIPGLRDGVLALKDDPVLLSEWREVYERAQAGRFRFLGLDWPERANDPNPWHRDPVTGGLWARDAYCFDVPYRHAPGLGDVKFVWEVNRLQFLQPIAALAVATGDPAPARFCLETLASWLDANPPFRGVNWPSGIELALRIVSVTVVTSLLGPDAVPADLRLRLRASLAAHGLWLARFPSLHSSANNHRVAELAGLYLLGRLMPDLPDAKAWLREGSDGLVAEASRQILADGWGAEQSPTYAALTLEWYLLAAVVGERTGTPLPAPVLDVIGKAADALLAVTDRAGNQPRIGDDDDSAVLYSRTEPGGFVTSLTRAIAAVTGRADRVPPGARPHLRDAVFGRPAADPAPLAPGVVHLPQGGITAVREDVGGVEALWVLDHGPLGFLAIAAHGHADTLALWLHVDGSPVLVDAGTYAYHGDHDSRDAFRATRVHNTLCLEDRDSSEMTGAFNWGARAEATVHELRDAAASWRIDASHDGYVPAFGLTHRRVLEKTGDRTVRLVDRLEGQGSVRTVAIGFLVHPDRTLVERDGAFVVQDGDRGLLAIRHEGPLRPRQVRAWYSPAFGSRVEAVRLVFEGEMAPGAEVRTELTVLSYPGVS from the coding sequence TTGAGCGGCGCCCTCGAACGGATCACTTGGCTGCGCAACCGGCTGGCCTCGATGTCCGGGCCGGAGATCGTCCACCGCGTGCGCGAGCAGGCGCTCCGCCAGCTCGGCAAGCGCCGTCCGCCGCAGGTCGAGGCCGGCGACGGTCCGCTGCGGATGATCCCGGGCCTGCGCGACGGCGTGCTCGCGCTCAAGGACGACCCTGTCCTTCTGTCCGAATGGCGCGAGGTCTACGAGCGGGCGCAGGCCGGGCGCTTCCGCTTCCTCGGCCTGGACTGGCCGGAACGCGCGAACGATCCGAATCCCTGGCATCGTGATCCCGTGACGGGCGGCCTGTGGGCCAGGGACGCCTATTGTTTCGACGTGCCCTACCGCCACGCGCCAGGCCTCGGCGACGTCAAATTTGTCTGGGAGGTCAATCGCCTCCAGTTCCTGCAGCCCATCGCGGCCCTGGCCGTCGCGACCGGCGATCCCGCCCCCGCGCGCTTCTGCCTGGAGACGCTGGCGAGCTGGCTGGACGCCAACCCACCGTTCCGGGGCGTCAACTGGCCGTCCGGTATCGAGCTGGCGCTGCGTATCGTCAGCGTCACGGTCGTGACGAGCCTGCTCGGGCCGGATGCCGTGCCGGCGGACCTGCGGCTGCGCCTGCGCGCGAGCCTGGCGGCGCACGGCCTCTGGCTCGCCCGTTTCCCCTCGCTCCATTCCTCGGCCAACAATCACCGCGTCGCGGAGTTGGCCGGGCTCTACCTGCTCGGCCGGCTGATGCCCGATCTGCCCGACGCGAAGGCGTGGCTGCGCGAGGGATCGGATGGCTTGGTCGCCGAGGCGTCCCGGCAGATCCTGGCCGACGGCTGGGGCGCCGAGCAGTCGCCGACCTACGCCGCCCTGACGCTCGAGTGGTATCTTCTCGCGGCGGTCGTGGGCGAGCGGACGGGTACGCCCCTTCCGGCCCCGGTCCTGGACGTGATCGGCAAGGCGGCGGACGCGCTGCTCGCCGTGACCGACCGCGCCGGCAACCAGCCGAGGATCGGTGACGACGACGACAGCGCCGTGCTCTACAGCCGCACGGAGCCGGGCGGCTTCGTGACCTCGCTCACCCGCGCGATCGCCGCCGTCACCGGCCGCGCCGATCGCGTCCCGCCCGGTGCCCGGCCCCATCTGCGTGACGCCGTGTTCGGCCGGCCCGCCGCCGATCCAGCTCCGCTCGCGCCCGGCGTCGTCCACCTGCCGCAAGGCGGCATCACCGCCGTTCGCGAGGATGTCGGCGGCGTCGAGGCGCTCTGGGTCCTCGACCACGGTCCGCTAGGCTTTCTCGCGATCGCCGCGCACGGCCATGCCGACACCCTGGCGCTCTGGCTGCATGTCGACGGCAGCCCCGTCCTGGTCGACGCCGGCACCTACGCCTATCACGGCGACCACGACAGCCGCGACGCGTTCCGGGCGACCCGTGTGCACAACACGCTGTGTCTCGAGGATCGCGATTCCAGCGAGATGACCGGCGCATTCAACTGGGGCGCGCGCGCCGAGGCCACGGTCCACGAGCTGCGGGACGCCGCCGCGTCCTGGCGGATCGACGCCAGCCATGACGGCTACGTTCCGGCCTTCGGCCTGACCCATCGCCGCGTCCTGGAGAAGACCGGCGACCGAACGGTGCGCCTGGTCGACCGGCTGGAAGGGCAGGGGAGCGTCCGGACGGTCGCGATCGGCTTCCTGGTTCATCCCGATCGGACGCTGGTCGAGCGGGACGGCGCCTTCGTTGTCCAGGACGGCGACCGCGGCCTGCTTGCGATTCGCCATGAGGGGCCGCTTCGTCCGCGCCAGGTCCGCGCGTGGTACTCGCCGGCCTTCGGCAGCCGGGTCGAGGCGGTCCGCCTCGTGTTCGAAGGCGAGATGGCGCCCGGTGCCGAGGTGCGGACGGAATTGACGGTCCTGTCGTATCCAGGGGTGTCCTGA
- a CDS encoding VUT family protein produces the protein MVLAKPTLALPIAAMTLVVVASNILVQFPINDWLTWGAFTYPFSFLVTDLTNRRMGPAAARRAVYVGFAIAVVLSIALATPRIALASGMAFLVAQLLDITVFNRMRLMNWWKAPLASGGLAAVCDTTAFFGIAFAFTGLPWMSWAAGDLMVKGTMILLLLAPYRALMSRRDIAAAAA, from the coding sequence ATGGTCCTGGCCAAGCCGACGCTCGCGCTGCCGATCGCGGCCATGACCCTCGTGGTCGTGGCCTCGAACATCCTTGTCCAGTTCCCGATCAACGACTGGCTGACCTGGGGCGCGTTCACCTATCCGTTCTCGTTCCTGGTGACCGATCTGACCAATCGGCGCATGGGTCCGGCCGCGGCGAGGCGCGCGGTCTATGTCGGCTTCGCCATCGCCGTGGTCCTGTCGATCGCGCTGGCGACGCCGCGCATCGCGCTGGCCTCGGGCATGGCCTTCCTCGTGGCGCAGCTGCTCGACATCACCGTCTTCAACCGCATGCGCCTGATGAACTGGTGGAAGGCGCCGCTCGCTTCCGGCGGGCTGGCGGCCGTCTGCGACACCACCGCCTTCTTCGGCATCGCCTTCGCCTTCACCGGCCTGCCCTGGATGAGCTGGGCGGCGGGTGACCTGATGGTCAAGGGCACGATGATCCTGCTCCTGCTCGCGCCCTACCGGGCGCTGATGAGCCGGCGCGACATCGCCGCGGCGGCCGCCTGA
- the rpmB gene encoding 50S ribosomal protein L28, which translates to MARRCTLTGTAVQTGNNVSHANNKTRRRFLPNLQNRRLFSEALGVNVSLRIAANALRTIEKQGGIDGYLTAAKEHELPGDLVRLKRRIAAVRSEGQAAEA; encoded by the coding sequence ATGGCCCGCCGGTGCACCCTGACGGGTACGGCTGTGCAGACGGGTAACAACGTCAGCCACGCCAACAACAAGACCCGCCGCCGCTTCCTGCCCAATCTGCAGAACCGCCGCCTGTTCAGCGAGGCGCTGGGCGTGAACGTGTCGCTCCGGATCGCGGCCAACGCCCTGCGCACGATCGAGAAGCAGGGTGGCATCGACGGCTACCTGACCGCGGCCAAGGAGCACGAGCTGCCGGGCGACCTCGTCCGCCTGAAGCGCCGCATCGCGGCCGTGCGCAGCGAAGGCCAGGCCGCCGAGGCCTGA
- a CDS encoding LysR family transcriptional regulator has product MIDKLEILLALAREKHFGRAAESLGVTQQTLSAGLKHLEDRLGVRLVERGSRFQGLTPEGERVLDWARRIVADSRAMLEEIATLKRGLSGHLRMAVIPTALPKVVELTTSYSERHPEVRFTIESATSENILRLIDDLEVDAGLTYLDNEPLGRMISVPLYRERYLFLTMRGGSYDARRSITWAEAGDARLCLLTPNMQNRRIIDQQLHAADERPTPLIESNSTIVLLSHVQSGHYATIIPDYFVDSLGMGDRILSIPIVEPEISHQVGLVVAQREPMTPMVTSLVAHARGLSGEVPVMRVVG; this is encoded by the coding sequence ATGATCGACAAGCTCGAGATCCTGCTGGCCCTGGCGCGCGAGAAGCATTTCGGCCGCGCGGCGGAGTCGCTGGGCGTGACGCAGCAGACGCTCTCGGCCGGGCTGAAGCATCTCGAGGACCGACTGGGCGTGCGGCTGGTCGAGCGCGGCTCGCGCTTCCAGGGCCTTACGCCCGAAGGCGAGCGCGTGCTCGACTGGGCCAGGCGGATCGTCGCCGATTCGCGCGCCATGCTGGAGGAGATCGCGACCCTCAAGCGCGGCCTGTCCGGCCATTTGCGCATGGCGGTCATCCCGACGGCCCTGCCCAAGGTCGTGGAGCTGACGACCTCGTACAGCGAGCGGCATCCCGAGGTCCGCTTCACCATCGAGTCCGCGACCTCGGAGAACATCCTGCGCCTGATCGACGACCTCGAGGTCGACGCCGGCCTGACCTATCTCGACAACGAGCCGCTCGGGCGGATGATCTCGGTGCCGCTCTACCGCGAGCGCTATCTATTCCTCACCATGCGCGGCGGATCCTATGACGCGCGCCGCTCGATCACCTGGGCGGAGGCGGGCGACGCCAGGTTGTGCCTGCTGACGCCCAACATGCAGAACCGTCGGATCATCGACCAGCAGCTGCACGCGGCCGATGAGCGGCCGACGCCCCTGATCGAATCGAACTCGACCATCGTCCTTCTGTCCCACGTCCAGTCCGGCCACTACGCCACCATCATCCCGGACTATTTCGTCGACAGCCTGGGCATGGGCGATCGGATCCTGTCGATCCCAATCGTCGAGCCGGAGATTTCGCACCAGGTCGGCCTGGTCGTCGCCCAGCGCGAGCCGATGACGCCCATGGTGACCAGCCTGGTCGCCCATGCCCGCGGCCTGAGCGGCGAGGTGCCGGTGATGCGCGTGGTCGGCTAG
- a CDS encoding aldo/keto reductase: MRTVTLPDGEAVPVLGQGTWFMGERRSEADAEIAALRRGLDLGMNLIDTAEMYASGGAEEVTGKAIEGRRDEVFVVSKVVPSNASREGTVAACERSLRRLNTDRIDLYLLHWPGRHPLAETVAGFERLKADGKIRHWGVSNFDVDDLEDLRDVEGGKACAANQVLYNLTRRGPEFDLLPWCREHAVPVMAYSPIEQGRLPSRGALAEVAARHGSTPFQAGLAWVLRQPGTIAIPKSSRQDHVEANRKALDITLSEDDMAALDRAFAPPRSKQPLAML; this comes from the coding sequence ATGCGCACGGTCACCCTGCCGGACGGCGAGGCGGTCCCCGTGCTCGGCCAGGGCACGTGGTTCATGGGCGAGCGCCGCTCGGAGGCGGATGCCGAGATCGCCGCCCTGCGCCGTGGCCTCGATCTCGGCATGAACCTGATCGACACCGCCGAGATGTACGCGAGCGGCGGCGCGGAGGAGGTCACGGGCAAGGCGATCGAAGGACGGCGCGACGAGGTCTTCGTGGTCAGCAAGGTCGTCCCCTCGAACGCCTCGCGCGAGGGCACGGTCGCGGCCTGCGAGCGCAGCCTGCGCCGGCTGAACACCGACCGGATCGACCTCTACCTCCTGCACTGGCCGGGCCGGCACCCGCTGGCGGAAACCGTCGCGGGCTTCGAGCGCCTCAAGGCCGACGGCAAGATCCGCCATTGGGGCGTCAGCAATTTCGACGTCGACGATCTCGAGGATCTGCGCGACGTCGAGGGCGGCAAGGCCTGCGCGGCGAACCAGGTCCTCTACAACCTGACGCGGCGCGGACCCGAATTCGACCTGCTCCCCTGGTGCCGCGAGCACGCCGTGCCGGTCATGGCCTACAGCCCGATCGAGCAGGGCCGGCTGCCGTCGCGCGGCGCCCTCGCCGAGGTCGCGGCGCGGCACGGGTCCACGCCCTTCCAGGCCGGCCTCGCCTGGGTGCTGCGCCAGCCCGGCACGATCGCGATCCCGAAATCGTCGCGGCAGGACCATGTCGAGGCGAACCGCAAGGCGCTCGACATCACCCTGTCCGAGGACGACATGGCGGCCCTGGACCGCGCCTTCGCGCCGCCGCGCTCGAAGCAGCCGCTCGCGATGCTTTAA
- a CDS encoding DUF1801 domain-containing protein has protein sequence MNGRTPKAAETVATTPAAESAEGKPVLLSGGNPQIAKGNGDGPVQAYIAAMPGWKQEVGRRLDALIERTVPGVKKGVKWNSPFYGVEDEGWFLSYHCYTNYVKVAFFRGASLHPVPPGASKSKDVRYLDIREGGSLDEGQLAAWVKQASALPGERM, from the coding sequence ATGAACGGCAGGACACCGAAGGCGGCGGAGACCGTCGCAACGACGCCGGCTGCCGAATCCGCCGAGGGGAAGCCGGTCCTTCTGTCGGGCGGAAACCCGCAGATCGCGAAAGGCAATGGCGACGGCCCAGTGCAGGCCTATATCGCGGCCATGCCGGGTTGGAAGCAGGAGGTCGGGCGCCGGCTCGACGCGCTGATCGAACGCACCGTCCCCGGCGTAAAAAAGGGCGTGAAGTGGAACTCGCCCTTCTACGGCGTCGAGGATGAGGGCTGGTTCCTCAGCTATCACTGCTACACGAACTACGTGAAGGTCGCCTTCTTCCGCGGGGCGTCGTTGCACCCTGTGCCCCCGGGCGCGTCCAAGAGCAAGGACGTGCGCTATCTCGACATCCGCGAGGGCGGCTCGCTCGACGAAGGGCAGCTGGCGGCGTGGGTCAAGCAGGCGAGCGCGCTGCCCGGCGAACGCATGTGA